A single window of Ananas comosus cultivar F153 linkage group 17, ASM154086v1, whole genome shotgun sequence DNA harbors:
- the LOC109723158 gene encoding plant intracellular Ras-group-related LRR protein 3-like — protein MDPNPNSFPILSYVLSRLPPTLSFKIPSKPSPSPSPSSFDIEQPPPIAASAADEVELVERMPHLRDPAVLAAMSAAVAEVAQVRAVLRTLGDRPDHEAVDAARARIAEAEAAPRLDEEEDARAPRSEGAERELVGWRAVVQLEDMHAAYEVLLRDAEARLDMIYRAAAEGKSVEDGDRVRGGGAEGEEEQVNEEVVGILQGAVGKCVERVDLSDRQLRHLPEAFGKLRGLVYLNVSNNQLEVIPDAIGGLDCLEELRLSSNLLVSLPDSIGLLSNLKILDVSGNRLKSLPDSISKCRSLVELDASYNDLTYLPTNIGYELANLQKLCVHLNKLRSLPTSVCEMRSLRHLDAHFNELRGLPYAFGKLINLETLNLSSNFSDLQELPTTFGDLISLRELDLSNNQIHALPDTFGLLEKLEKLNLDQNPLAIPPMDVVNNGLGAVMEYMKRRWAEILLENEQRSMAEENAQSPAGWLTRSTSWLNNFVTDVSGSLSGYLGAGGEKPPKDPYLDQQL, from the exons ATGGATCCAAACCCTAACTCCTTCCCGATCCTCTCCTACGTCCTCTCGCGCCTCCCCCCCACCCTCTCCTTCAAGATCCCCTCCaaaccctcgccctcgccctctccctcctccttcgaCATCGAGCAACCCCCACCgatcgccgcctccgccgccgatgAGGTGGAGCTGGTGGAGCGCATGCCCCACCTCAGGGACCCCGCGGTCCTCGCCGCCATGTCCGCCGCCGTCGCGGAGGTCGCCCAGGTCCGCGCCGTCCTCCGCACCCTCGGCGACCGACCCGACCACGAGGCCGTCGACGCCGCGCGCGCGCGCATCGCCGAGGCCGAGGCCGCGCCCCGGctcgacgaggaggaggacgcgCGCGCGCCGCGCTCCGAGGGGGCGGAGCGGGAGCTGGTGGGGTGGCGCGCCGTGGTGCAGCTCGAGGACATGCATGCGGCGTACGAGGTGCTGCTGAGGGACGCCGAGGCGCGGCTCGACATGATTTACCGCGCCGCGGCCGAGGGCAAGAGCGTCGAGGACGGCGATCGCgtgcgcggcggcggagcggagggggaggaggagcaGGTGAACGAGGAGGTCGTCGGGATCTTGCAGGGAGCGGTGGGGAAGTGCGTGGAGAGGGTGGATCTCTCGGATCGTCAGCTGCGGCACCTTCCAGAAGCATTTGGAAAGCTCCGGGGCCTGGTCTATCTTAATGTCTCCAACAATCAGCTAGAG GTTATACCAGATGCCATAGGAGGGTTAGACTGTCTAGAGGAACTCCGCCTCTCTTCAAATCTTTTGGTCTCATTGCCTGATTCTATTGGACTGCTGtccaatttgaaaattttagatgTGTCCGGTAACAGGCTCAAGTCACTGCCAGATAGTATTTCAAAATGCAG gTCATTGGTTGAGCTGGATGCTAGTTACAATGATCTCACATATCTTCCCACCAACATCGGCTACGAGCTGGCTAATCTGCAAAAGCTATGCGTGCATCTGAATAAGCTGCGATCTCTTCCCACATCCGTCTGCGAGATGAGGTCGCTTCGCCATCTGGATGCCCACTTCAACGAGCTCCGTGGCCTGCCATATGCGTTTGGGAAGTTGATAAATCTTGAAACACTAAACTTGAGCAGTAACTTCAGCGACCTACAGGAGCTTCCCACCACGTTTGGCGACCTGATCAGTCTCAGGGAGCTCGACCTCAGCAACAACCAGATCCACGCTCTGCCTGATACATTCGGCCTGCTCGAAAAGCTGGAGAAGCTCAACTTGGACCAGAATCCTTTGGCTATTCCGCCAATGGACGTCGTGAACAATGGGCTGGGCGCAGTCATGGAGTACATGAAAAGGCGATGGGCTGAGATTTTGTTGGAAAATGAACAGAGGAGCATGGCTGAAG